In a single window of the Dasypus novemcinctus isolate mDasNov1 chromosome Y, mDasNov1.1.hap2, whole genome shotgun sequence genome:
- the LOC139438394 gene encoding testis-specific Y-encoded protein 3-like — MLSYMINLEVEEFSHPSKSCKMTFSFRSNPTLKMKPSLRFMTLPSLDTGNFTPLRSNGSTLLNTRPTTALTTAPTLSLLTCSLTTTLQNLIGLLRSSVRISG, encoded by the exons ATGCTCAGCTACATGATCAATTTGGAG GTGGAAGAATTCAGCCATCCCAGCAAGAGCTGCAAGATGACATTTTCCTTTCGGAGCAACCctactttgaaaatgaagccatcATTAAGATTTATGACATTACCATCACTG GATACTGGGAATTTTACTCCACTCCGATCCAATGGTTCCACACTTTTGAACACCAGGCCTACAACCGCACTCACCACTGCACCGACTTTAAGCTTGTTAActtgttctctgaccacaacttTGCAGAATCTAATAGGATTGCTGAG ATCATCTGTGAGGATCTCTGGCTGA